A genomic segment from Azospirillum sp. TSH58 encodes:
- a CDS encoding ABC transporter substrate-binding protein, whose product MMEFSRRRLLQTGGLVGTALVTGGLAGTAFSRIASAADDPLYAAAKKEGALTLYWGSYEQQTMEAIRDAFKAKYPGIEVNLLRQASQTVYTRLRMELQSGVHECDSLGTTNMLHYTELKKIGALAPFEPVDGVHIPDAFRTLDPDKMFHVGAISLTSINYAPGKVPSPPASWQALLEDQWQGKITTGSPAFSGDVANWVVAIRRKYGDDFLRAFGKQKPKVGQSNVDTVTDILAGERVVGSGAPFSYTLTQKAAGNPIDVVAPSDDAILNLGVTGILAKAPHPNAARLFTNFLYSTEVSMILQKNYWPTLRKDVPWAEGRSLDQLKWTRNTGDDLGPEVAEGIAKWKELVR is encoded by the coding sequence ATGATGGAATTCTCGCGCCGCCGCCTTCTCCAGACCGGCGGACTCGTCGGCACCGCCCTGGTGACCGGCGGGCTGGCCGGCACCGCCTTCTCGCGCATCGCGTCGGCGGCGGACGACCCGCTCTACGCCGCCGCGAAGAAGGAAGGCGCCCTGACCCTCTATTGGGGCTCCTACGAGCAGCAGACGATGGAGGCAATCCGCGACGCCTTCAAGGCCAAGTATCCGGGCATCGAGGTGAACCTGCTCCGCCAGGCCTCGCAGACCGTCTACACCCGCCTGCGCATGGAGCTGCAGAGCGGCGTCCACGAGTGCGACTCGCTGGGCACCACCAACATGCTGCACTACACCGAGCTGAAGAAGATCGGCGCGCTCGCGCCCTTCGAGCCGGTGGACGGGGTGCACATCCCGGACGCCTTCCGCACCCTCGACCCCGACAAGATGTTCCATGTCGGCGCCATCAGCCTGACCAGCATCAACTACGCACCGGGCAAGGTCCCGTCTCCGCCGGCCAGCTGGCAGGCTCTGCTGGAAGACCAGTGGCAGGGCAAGATCACCACGGGCAGCCCGGCCTTCTCCGGCGACGTGGCGAACTGGGTGGTCGCCATCCGCCGCAAGTACGGCGACGACTTCCTGCGCGCCTTCGGCAAGCAGAAGCCGAAGGTCGGCCAGTCCAACGTCGACACCGTGACCGACATCCTGGCCGGTGAGCGGGTCGTCGGCTCCGGTGCGCCCTTCAGCTACACGCTGACCCAGAAGGCCGCCGGCAACCCCATCGACGTGGTGGCGCCGTCCGACGACGCCATCCTGAACCTGGGCGTCACCGGCATCCTGGCCAAGGCCCCGCACCCGAACGCCGCCCGGCTGTTCACCAACTTCCTCTATTCCACGGAGGTGTCGATGATCCTCCAGAAGAACTACTGGCCGACGCTGCGCAAGGACGTGCCCTGGGCGGAGGGTCGCTCGCTCGACCAGTTGAAGTGGACCCGCAACACCGGCGACGACCTCGGCCCGGAAGTCGCGGAAGGCATCGCCAAGTGGAAGGAACTGGTGCGCTGA
- a CDS encoding Zn-ribbon domain-containing OB-fold protein, which yields MTSMTIPPVQDETSAPFWEAAREGRFLIQRCPETGRYQWYPRAHSIHAPHARPDWVEASGRGELLTYSVVHRGNQRGDPYVCALIRLEEGVTVFSRVEGVAEADLRAGLPLAVAFHQLDEATSLPVFRPRTPD from the coding sequence ATGACCAGTATGACCATCCCGCCTGTCCAGGATGAGACATCCGCCCCCTTCTGGGAGGCGGCGCGCGAGGGGCGCTTCCTGATCCAGCGCTGCCCGGAGACCGGGCGGTATCAATGGTACCCGCGCGCCCATTCCATCCACGCCCCGCACGCCCGCCCGGATTGGGTCGAGGCCAGCGGGCGCGGCGAGCTGCTGACCTATTCGGTCGTCCATCGCGGCAACCAGCGCGGCGATCCCTACGTCTGCGCCCTGATCCGGCTGGAGGAGGGCGTCACCGTCTTCTCCCGCGTCGAGGGGGTGGCGGAGGCGGATCTGCGGGCCGGACTGCCGCTCGCCGTGGCCTTTCACCAGCTCGACGAGGCCACCAGCCTCCCCGTGTTCCGCCCGCGGACTCCCGACTGA
- a CDS encoding acetyl-CoA acetyltransferase, giving the protein MIDLSGKAAIAGVYESPRRDAPRVHPFALQMECILGALDDAGLTLKDVDGLCAASGDWAEGGSTMDVVELAEYIGIAPTYVNSTDVGGCSYILQAGQAAAAIATGLAEVVVISYAACPRWWPLSSPSFDPFVFPAGPGQYEIPYAPTLISTYGLFARRHMDLYGTTPEQLAQVAVTFREHAAKNPDARLRKPITVDDVLASPMIASPLHRLDCCVVTDGGGAVVMTSRERARDLKKPPVHLVGYGAAVARTQNSQIPDDLTTPAALSGPRAFAMAGVTPGEIDVAQIYDAFTITPMLALEDLGFCGRGESGAFVADGNLTLGGSLPTNTDGGGLSSNHPGKRGIFTLIESVRQLRGEGPGVQVPDARIALAHGLGGTFCSAATAILAR; this is encoded by the coding sequence TTTATGAATCGCCCCGCCGGGATGCGCCGCGCGTCCACCCCTTCGCCCTTCAGATGGAGTGCATCCTCGGCGCGCTGGATGACGCCGGGCTGACGCTGAAGGACGTGGACGGGCTGTGCGCGGCCTCCGGCGACTGGGCCGAGGGCGGCAGCACCATGGATGTGGTCGAACTGGCCGAGTACATCGGGATCGCGCCGACCTACGTGAACAGCACCGACGTCGGCGGCTGCTCCTACATCCTCCAGGCCGGGCAGGCGGCGGCGGCCATCGCCACCGGGCTGGCCGAGGTGGTGGTCATCAGCTACGCCGCCTGCCCGCGCTGGTGGCCGCTGAGCAGCCCGTCCTTCGACCCCTTCGTCTTCCCCGCCGGTCCCGGCCAGTACGAGATTCCCTACGCGCCGACGCTGATTTCGACCTACGGCCTGTTCGCCCGTCGCCATATGGACCTCTACGGCACCACGCCGGAACAGCTTGCCCAGGTGGCCGTGACCTTCCGCGAGCACGCCGCGAAGAACCCCGACGCCCGGCTGCGCAAGCCGATCACGGTGGACGACGTGCTGGCCTCGCCGATGATCGCGTCCCCGCTGCACCGGCTGGACTGCTGCGTGGTGACGGACGGCGGCGGCGCCGTGGTGATGACCAGCCGGGAGCGGGCGCGCGACCTGAAGAAGCCGCCGGTCCATCTGGTCGGCTACGGGGCCGCCGTGGCGCGCACCCAGAACAGCCAGATCCCCGACGACCTGACCACCCCGGCGGCGCTGTCCGGCCCGCGCGCCTTCGCCATGGCGGGGGTGACCCCCGGCGAGATCGACGTGGCGCAGATCTACGACGCCTTCACCATCACGCCGATGCTGGCGCTGGAGGATCTGGGCTTCTGCGGGCGGGGGGAAAGCGGCGCCTTCGTCGCGGACGGCAACCTGACGCTGGGCGGCAGCCTGCCGACCAACACCGACGGCGGCGGCCTGTCGTCCAACCACCCCGGCAAGCGCGGCATCTTCACCCTGATCGAGAGCGTCCGCCAGCTCCGCGGCGAGGGGCCGGGCGTCCAGGTGCCCGACGCCCGCATCGCCCTGGCCCATGGGCTGGGCGGCACCTTCTGCTCCGCCGCCACCGCCATCCTTGCCCGGTAA
- a CDS encoding MaoC/PaaZ C-terminal domain-containing protein, translating to MTAIHLDDIKPGDRTRSSRVTVTEAHIVWFAGLTGDFNPLHMDAEAAKANGFGRTIAHGMLTHSLSTGLRSAIDDWAILAFLETRRRFVGPVFAGDTVHYEAEVAEVRPSASKPDRGIVRVAITVKNQRGETVQEGEDVLSIARKEAQA from the coding sequence ATGACCGCCATCCATCTCGACGACATCAAGCCGGGCGACCGAACGCGCTCCTCGCGCGTCACCGTCACCGAGGCGCACATCGTCTGGTTCGCCGGGCTGACCGGCGACTTCAACCCGCTGCACATGGACGCCGAGGCGGCCAAGGCCAACGGCTTCGGGCGGACCATCGCCCACGGCATGCTGACCCACTCGCTCAGCACCGGCCTGCGCTCCGCCATCGACGACTGGGCGATCCTCGCCTTCCTGGAGACGCGCCGCCGCTTCGTCGGCCCGGTCTTCGCCGGCGACACCGTGCATTACGAGGCGGAGGTGGCGGAGGTCCGCCCCAGCGCCTCCAAGCCGGACCGCGGCATCGTCCGCGTCGCCATCACCGTGAAGAACCAGCGCGGCGAGACCGTGCAGGAGGGCGAGGACGTGCTCTCCATCGCCCGCAAGGAGGCGCAGGCATGA
- the fabG gene encoding 3-oxoacyl-ACP reductase FabG → MSSAVAQSNRLAGRVAFVTGGGGGIGRAVCERLAAEGAAVVVADIGAEAAETVAAALRAEGAQAHATALNVADRESWGAAVTGLPEAFGGVDIMVNVAGIVRDRSLPKMTDAEWNAVIDVNLRGTWLGCQTAFRLVGDRGWGRIVNIASTAILGTFGQANYSASKAGVVGLTRTAALEGARRGILVNAVAPGVVETAIVEGVPDTVRAQWLEKTPIGRLGKPAEIAAVVAFLASDDAAYVTGQTIVADGGATTGDY, encoded by the coding sequence ATGAGTTCCGCTGTCGCTCAATCCAACCGCCTCGCCGGCCGTGTCGCCTTCGTCACCGGCGGCGGCGGCGGCATCGGCCGCGCCGTCTGCGAGCGGCTGGCCGCGGAGGGTGCCGCGGTCGTCGTCGCCGACATCGGCGCGGAGGCCGCCGAGACCGTCGCCGCCGCGCTGCGCGCCGAAGGGGCTCAGGCCCACGCCACCGCGCTGAACGTCGCCGACCGGGAAAGCTGGGGCGCCGCCGTGACCGGCCTGCCCGAGGCCTTCGGGGGCGTGGACATCATGGTCAACGTCGCCGGCATCGTCCGCGACCGCTCGCTGCCCAAGATGACCGACGCGGAATGGAACGCCGTCATCGACGTGAACCTGCGCGGCACCTGGCTGGGCTGCCAGACGGCCTTCCGGCTGGTCGGCGACCGCGGCTGGGGGCGCATCGTCAACATCGCCTCCACGGCCATCCTGGGGACCTTCGGGCAGGCCAACTACTCCGCCTCCAAGGCCGGGGTGGTCGGGCTGACCCGCACCGCCGCCCTGGAAGGGGCGCGCCGCGGCATCCTGGTCAACGCCGTCGCTCCGGGGGTTGTCGAGACCGCCATCGTCGAGGGCGTGCCCGACACGGTGCGCGCACAATGGCTGGAGAAGACGCCCATCGGGCGCCTGGGCAAGCCGGCGGAGATCGCCGCCGTCGTCGCCTTCCTGGCGTCCGACGACGCGGCCTACGTCACCGGCCAGACCATCGTCGCCGACGGTGGGGCGACCACCGGCGATTACTGA